AGGGAAGAAGACTTGAGATTCAAAATTGACAGAAAAATAGTCTTTGTAATGATCTCTCAGTTTGGCTTATGGTTTTCCATGGGTGGGATACTTCCTTACTTGACCTCTTTCATCAGCAGCGATATAGGTGTGTCTCTTGGCACTGCCTCGTCGATAATGGGAATATCAACTCTTGTGAGTGGCGTGACTTCTCTTTTGACTGGCACTCTGAGCAAAATGCTCGGACAGAGAAGGCTGCACATTACGGCGCTTTCTATCCTAGCCGGCGTTTTCTTGTTAGTGAGTATCTTCTACTCTGGATTCCTGGATCTTGGCCCATTTCTTATGCTGATCGTCTTGATTTTCTTCAGCTTTGCTTTGGGAATTGTTCTCGCCCTCAACGTGACAATAGTCTCAGATACGGTTTCCCTTGCAAATCAGGGAAAGATCTTCGGCCTAAATAACATAGTAATGGTGCTCTCTCAATCGCTTGCCCTAAGTCTTATAGGTTCTTTGATAGCCCTGAGTGGCTATAATCTGGCATTTGTTTTTGTTGCAGGAGGCTTCGCGACCGCAATACTATTCTTCGTAATAAGCACGCTTAATTATCAAAGACCACTAAACGAGCAAAAGTCAGGTAAGACGTAGAAACAGACCCAGCGATAAAACTAAACTAATCGGCCTGGAGGATATTCACTACGTACTGTTTCGCATCAACTTCAACTCTTTGTGAAGACGTTCGCATCTTTCGTACCAGAGCATTCTGTAATCCTCG
The sequence above is a segment of the Mesotoga sp. BH458_6_3_2_1 genome. Coding sequences within it:
- a CDS encoding MFS transporter yields the protein MIKLLSGSASVGVIYGIFNFVLIPYLNGKFHSTALAGNLVSAGMIITIFTGMLIGYLGDRNRKYLFFIKGLFIIAIASMFMLSTGNEILLGIAAVVFTMSIFSLLTPYSALVSNVSKPGRKDRNYGFMMGVMNIATFLCSLFIGVALSRSEETAFVIFSIAAAVLVVPIFFFRSGSQVDDAAVGIREEDLRFKIDRKIVFVMISQFGLWFSMGGILPYLTSFISSDIGVSLGTASSIMGISTLVSGVTSLLTGTLSKMLGQRRLHITALSILAGVFLLVSIFYSGFLDLGPFLMLIVLIFFSFALGIVLALNVTIVSDTVSLANQGKIFGLNNIVMVLSQSLALSLIGSLIALSGYNLAFVFVAGGFATAILFFVISTLNYQRPLNEQKSGKT